Genomic segment of Arachnia propionica:
GCGAAGCCAAAGACGACGAGGAGACGCAGCGCTTGGACGGCTTCCGCTCCAACCTCAACAACTACGTCAAGGCGTACGACTTCCTCTCCCAGATCATCCCCTATGACCTGGAGATGGAGAACCGTTCCATCTATTACCGTCTCCTCGCCAAGCGCCTGCAGGACGAAAGGGTGGGTGTGGTAGTGGAGATCGACCACATCACGCTCGCCAAGTACAAAGTGGAGAAGAAGGCCACGAAGACGCTCAACCTCTCCACTGGGGAAGCAACTCCACTGACCCCGTTGGCGGAGATGGGCACAGCAGCGGCCCGTGAACGGGACATGGCCCACTGGTCCGAGATCATTGACGCCATCAACAGCCTGTTCGCAGACAGCGGGCTGAGCGCCGACGACGTGGTGCCAGAGATCGAAGGGGTCCTCCGCGATGCGAAGAAAGATCCTATTTTGGTCGCTAAGGCCAAGGCGAATACCGACAGCGACTTCAATGCCGATAGCACCGTCGTCACCGAAGTGCTCTCCAAATTCATCGACCGGCGCGAGCGAAGCGAAGAGATCATCAACGCGCTACTGAAAGAGCACAACATGGAGACCTTCGCGAATCTGCTCGCCCTGCTTGGGTTCCGCGAGTATCTCGCCACCGTCGACTACTCCTTCCCACCGGCTGATGTGACCATCGAGTTGGCGCCCGACGCCCAACACCTGGAGATGAAAGGACTAGTCGGGCATTCTGGGGGAACTGGAAGCACCTCTGCCCGAGATCGAGGAGTGGGTGACTGAAGGTGCTGAGTGGGATAAGGAATCGGATGTGAGTGAGCAGGCTGCTGCTGGCAGCAGCCCACAGTTTCCGTCAGCACTCCGGCCCACAATGAAACCGTGAACCCCTACACCAAGAATGGTCGTCCTATACGGTCAGCGGCAATTCTCTGTTCTCACGCTCGGGCACATACCTCGGCAGAATCTCGAACGGCAGAGTCCACGACCCCTCAGGTCGGTACGCGGGCACCATCTGCGGTGACCGCGTGGTCTACCGCAGCAGCGACAGCGCGACCATCAGCAGCCCCGACATCTCGGCTAATCGCGCCAAGTCAGCTGCCACCAACGGGGAGCATCAGATCATCAAGGAAGCCAAGCAGGAACGCGAGGCAGACGACGCTCAGCGCGCTTTGGGCTGCCTATGAAACCTCGCCAGCACGACCTGCGGACGTTCGATGGCTTCGCCAGCGGGGACGCTGGGTCTCGTGCATGCCCTGATCTGTCTGCGGTGGTCTTGCTGCCAGAGTGAAAGCAGCCAGTTGGTGGAAGAGTCTCACTGGCGCGCACCAATGCAGCAATCGGGAGTTATTATGCGATGATCGTCTCAGTGCGCGAAGATTGTCGGTGGGTCTGTCTAGCCTTGAAGAAGACATCACGACGTTGACCACGTGAGGGAGCCGAGGATGAGCGAGTGGCGCAATGCTCTAGAGGGTGCGCTGACCCAGCATGGCCTGAGCCTCGATGGTCTTCACCAGCAGGTGGGGGACGACCCCCTTTTGGGAAGGTGGCTCGGTGAGGAGCCGTTGAGAACGCCCTCTCCTGCCATCTACCTCGCGCTGTCTGACTACACCGAGATCGAGGTTGAGGTGCTCACAGGTGAAGTCGACCCAGCCGACACTCTCGCCGTGGCCATGCGGTCCCGAGGACAGACCGCGCCTACGGAGGTCCTTCAACGTTCCTCGCGCCTCCTCCGAGCCGCACGAGCCGTTCTGCGGTTGGAGCCGTACTCAGCACGTCTACGTGAACTTCAAGCGCTTCAGAGCCGGTTCTCTGCCGGGGTCTCTTCCCCATGGGCCGCAAGGCAGCAGGGTAAGAAAGCCGCGCTGCAAGTTCGAGCCCATTTGGATCTGAGCCTTGAGCCAGTTCTTGATCTTGTCGGCTTGATTGAGGACCTGGGCGTGCCTGTGGAGTTCGCGGCTACCTTGCCTGAGGGCTTGCACGGCGTCACGTCGTGGACCCAGACCCGGGACGGATGGGTGGCCACCATAACCGTGAACGCGAACGACTACTGGACTGTCCAACGGTTCAGTCTTGCTCACGAGTTTTGCCACGTACTGCATCAGGATCGGCCTCAGGGCCTAACGACCGAGTACGAGGAGGACCCCCGGATCGCCTCGGACCCGAGTGAGACCCGCGCCGAGGCGTTCGCTTCTCACCTGCTGGCGCCGAGGACGGGGCTTGGACTTCAGTGGCAGCAAGCCGGGCTGGCTCAACAATCCGAGGCATCCGCCGTCGCCAACGTTATGTGGTACTGGGGATTGTCACGCGAAGCCTCGTGCTACGCGCTGGAAGATGCCCCACTAGTGCGCTGGACCAAACAGCACACCGAGCGAGTCAAGTCACTGCGCATTGGCGAAATGCTGGGAGAGGCGGGCCTTATGGAGGAATGGGAAACGATGACTGATACCGAAAGCCCAGCACCTTCAGCGTGGTTGGCTGAGGCGACGGCGGAGTTGTTCCTGTCCAGTCGACTCCCCGTGGAGAACTACGCGGTCGTCACGAATCAGGACCCGAACGCTGCAGTGCATCAACTGTTGCCGACTGACTGACCGGTCAGCCAGTTGTGGTTGCATGTACGCGCCTTCTCTGCCGCCGCAAGTTTTGAGACCTTCAGCCCCTTCTGCGCCACTGTCAGCCCGTCAGCAGCCGAGAGGCCGTTGACCACAGCAGCACGAACGAGGTGCACGAAGTGAAACGACTCGACATTGTGCTTCTTGGCTACAGCACTCGCTCCGGCGTCATTGCTGGCCAGAGCCCCCTTCGGTTCGTGTCGCTCAGCCAGGTGAATCAATTCCGCCTCTCCACCGTGATCGCGCCGAGAGGGTGAAACAGTCTTGTTCGGATGTCGCAACTGAGCATCGGCGATCAACTCATTGCGAATGGTCTCAATGGAGTTGAGGTCCCCCGACAGCCTGCACGCCCGCCGTTCACGTTCCTGAGTGAGTTTCAGGATGTCGAGGCGGAGGGAGTAGAGCGGCTCCAGCTGCTGGGTCAGCACCTCTCTGAGAATCGTGTCGTTGTGCTCATGCTGATCGACATACGCGATCAAGGTGTCTCGGACACTCTCGTCCACCCCAGCTAGGCTGTGAAAAATGCCCGTGTCCAAGTAGAAGTGGCGATCCGAAAGCGGAAGAGCAAGTTCGTCGGTCCAGCCGGGTGGAGAGGGCTGGCCTGTGCGAAGAGGAGGAACCGTCCTCCGCCTACTGAATCGGGCAGCAACGTCCGCGGGGCTCGGAATCCCGGTCACCATTCCTGCCCTTCCCTGCACCACCGCAGGAACTCACACCGTGCGCACTGTGGTCCTGGGGTGGGTAGAAAACTACGGTCTATCAGCCAGAGTGCAGGCGTGTCGAGACGCCAACCTGCCACTTGGAACCGTGCCTCGTCCTGGTCAGTCGCCAGTTGATAGACCGCACCTCCCGCAGGGGTTAGAACTTCTAGTTCGAGGAGCGCATCCGCTGCACCGAAGTGTGCTGCGAGCCCGCTGTCGAGCACATTCAGCCACCACGCGACGACATCTGAGAACTGGTCCCACGCGTTATCAGCCTCCACGACCGCCGCGCTTGCCAAGGTCTTGATCTCCCGCAGCACGAGCACACCGTCACGCAGCACCACCTCGTCAGGCTTCATAAAGATGACATCAGCCAACTTCGCGTCCCAGCCCACCAGTGTCTCCTCCAGACTGAGGGTAGTGGAACCAGCCCGGTCACATAAGGCAGCATGGGCGGCAAGATAGGGATCATCCTCTTCAAACCCGGTGCCCTCAATCAGGAGCGCCTCGACGCAAGGAATAGTCCCTGCGTGACGGTCAGCAATCCAACGATGGATGCGCATGCCCCGCGCCATGCTCTCCGGGGACGCCACCTCGGAGGGTAGGTGTAAGGACTTAGCCAGCGCCGTGGCAGGACAGGTCCGGTACCGCGAAAGGTCAGCCTCCGACAGACTCCGGACCCACGGAGTTTCGTCCGCGGCCCCAGCGAACATGTCCATCTGTATCAGTTTGGGGCAGTGGGCGACAGCCTTGCACCCAACGCAATGGGAGCCGGGCACGAGGTGATTGGCGGAATAGAGGGCCCGCAGGTTAGGTACGAGCGTCGCGTCCATGGATGTGCGCACCATCTCGGGCTCGACGCAATTCTGGAGAACAGCCTCCGAGCCGGCGCCGAGGCCGAACTCCACCACCGTCACAGCATGTTCCCGCCGATTGACCACCCAAGCCGCTCCCGTTGACCAGCGTCCTGCCTCTGACTTGGCCTCGTTGTAGCGGAGGCGGTGAATCTCTCGAGTTCCGTCCGGGGTCTGGTAGACAGGGGCCCACAACTTGAGGCTGACCTCGGGAGTTAGGCAACGGTGGTGGGAGTAGCCGACGTAGGTGAGAGTTCCGACTTGGGCCTCGCGTGACTCCAAGAACTCCAGGTAGTTGAGAGCGGCAGTGTCGAGGAACTCTCGCACCAAGGGATGCCGACCCTCATGCGTGGCATGGGCTCGCGCGAGGCCACCATCCGCATCGCTCCCACGGGCCTGGACGATTGCCAAGACAACTTCCTTGATCCTCACGATGAGAAGGTCATCGAAGGGCTCCTGCACGGGGCTGTTTTCGAGCCACCCACCCCGAGCTTTGATCCCCACGCTCGCGGGGCAACGAGGATAGTCGGACTCCTCGACGTCGCTGAGGGAAAAGGACGCTTTGGTCCGCACCTTGGCTGGGATGCCTGCCGGACTCCACGCCATGAATTCCTCCGATCTTTCTGTCAGAGGATAGCCAGCCCGACCGATAATTCGGTAAAGGCGTCTGCCGAGCTTCCGGGCACTTGCTGAAGCAAAATCAAGGGCCGTCCAACCTGAGCGCGTCAATCTGGCTCTTCACAGTTTGCGGTGGGTAGCTGGAGTCTGACGTCGACCGGGAGGTTGGTGTGGGTATGGGGCTCTTGGGCCAGGATGAAGGTGTTGAAGCCGCATTCTGAAACCCAAGAGTCCGTATGCCACACGCTGCCCTACCCTGCCTTGATACGTTCTGTCGTCTGGACCGGCTGTGCCTGACGGTAACTGCCCAGCAGGTCGAACCCGACCACACCGTGCTCCACTGCCACCCCACGACGCCGCCATCGCGGTGTCCGGGCTGCGCCGAGGCGGGACTCCGGCATGATGCGGTACTGCGCCGGT
This window contains:
- a CDS encoding ImmA/IrrE family metallo-endopeptidase, encoding MSEWRNALEGALTQHGLSLDGLHQQVGDDPLLGRWLGEEPLRTPSPAIYLALSDYTEIEVEVLTGEVDPADTLAVAMRSRGQTAPTEVLQRSSRLLRAARAVLRLEPYSARLRELQALQSRFSAGVSSPWAARQQGKKAALQVRAHLDLSLEPVLDLVGLIEDLGVPVEFAATLPEGLHGVTSWTQTRDGWVATITVNANDYWTVQRFSLAHEFCHVLHQDRPQGLTTEYEEDPRIASDPSETRAEAFASHLLAPRTGLGLQWQQAGLAQQSEASAVANVMWYWGLSREASCYALEDAPLVRWTKQHTERVKSLRIGEMLGEAGLMEEWETMTDTESPAPSAWLAEATAELFLSSRLPVENYAVVTNQDPNAAVHQLLPTD
- a CDS encoding PD-(D/E)XK nuclease family protein; protein product: MQEPFDDLLIVRIKEVVLAIVQARGSDADGGLARAHATHEGRHPLVREFLDTAALNYLEFLESREAQVGTLTYVGYSHHRCLTPEVSLKLWAPVYQTPDGTREIHRLRYNEAKSEAGRWSTGAAWVVNRREHAVTVVEFGLGAGSEAVLQNCVEPEMVRTSMDATLVPNLRALYSANHLVPGSHCVGCKAVAHCPKLIQMDMFAGAADETPWVRSLSEADLSRYRTCPATALAKSLHLPSEVASPESMARGMRIHRWIADRHAGTIPCVEALLIEGTGFEEDDPYLAAHAALCDRAGSTTLSLEETLVGWDAKLADVIFMKPDEVVLRDGVLVLREIKTLASAAVVEADNAWDQFSDVVAWWLNVLDSGLAAHFGAADALLELEVLTPAGGAVYQLATDQDEARFQVAGWRLDTPALWLIDRSFLPTPGPQCARCEFLRWCREGQEW